CCTGCGCGCTGCGCGCTGCGGGATCCGCGCCCGGGAGCGGCCCGGCGCGCTCATGGCGTGGGCTCGGCATGCTTGGCCAGGTGCTCGCGCAGCACGCGGCCGAGCAGGGCCACGCCCTGGGCGATGTCGTCGGGCGTCAGGGTCACGAAGCTCAGGCGCAGGGTGCGCGCATCGGCGCCCTGGCCGGGGCCATGGCCGGGTTGCGGCGCAAAGAAGGCCGAGCCGGGCACATAGGCGATGCCGGCGGCCACGGCCTGCGGCAGCAGGGCCAGCGCATCGCAGCCGGCCGGCAGGCGCAGCCAGAAGAACATGCCGCCCTGCGGCACCTGCCACTCGGTGCCCTCGGGCATGTGCTGCTGCAGCGCCTGGGCCATGGCCTGGCACTGGCGCTGGTAGCGCGCGCGGATGGTGGGCACATGCTGGTCGAGAAAGCCGTTCTTGATGACCTCGTGCACCACGCGCTGGTTGAAGCCCGGCGTGTGCAGATCGGCCGCCTGCTTGGCCTGCAGCAGCTTGGGGTAGAGCTCGGGCGGCGCCACCAGGTAGCCCAGGCGGAAGCCGGGCGTGAGCACCTTGCTGAAGCTGCCGAGGTAGATCACGCCCTCGGGCCAGCGTGCGGCCAGCGGCGCCGGCGGCGGGGCGTCGAACCACAGGTCGCCGTAGGGGTTGTCCTCGACGATGGGCACACCGGCGGCCTGGGCCGCGGCC
The genomic region above belongs to Aquabacterium sp. OR-4 and contains:
- a CDS encoding aminotransferase-like domain-containing protein gives rise to the protein MTLWTQARRSARLNPSIIREILKVTEQPGVLSMAGGLPSADTFPVEAIRAACERVLSDSPKQALQYSSSEGFAPLREWVAAQLASQGMRLAPDQVLITTGSQQGLDLVAKVLVDPGAPVAVETPTYLGALQAFNPFEPIYASLAGDGEGPRPEALAALPHDAPGTRFAYLLPNFQNPTGRVIGAARRDALVAAAQAAGVPIVEDNPYGDLWFDAPPPAPLAARWPEGVIYLGSFSKVLTPGFRLGYLVAPPELYPKLLQAKQAADLHTPGFNQRVVHEVIKNGFLDQHVPTIRARYQRQCQAMAQALQQHMPEGTEWQVPQGGMFFWLRLPAGCDALALLPQAVAAGIAYVPGSAFFAPQPGHGPGQGADARTLRLSFVTLTPDDIAQGVALLGRVLREHLAKHAEPTP